Proteins encoded within one genomic window of Entelurus aequoreus isolate RoL-2023_Sb linkage group LG26, RoL_Eaeq_v1.1, whole genome shotgun sequence:
- the LOC133643529 gene encoding glycerol-3-phosphate dehydrogenase [NAD(+)], cytoplasmic-like isoform X1, with protein MAAPKKVCVVGSGNWGSAIAKIVGANTAKNDTFETVVNMWVFEEMVDGRKLTEIINTDHENVKYLRGHKLPPNVVAVPDLAQSVAGADILMFVVPHQFIVRVCDTIKDHIKKDAHGVSLIKGVDAGPEGLKLISEVIRGKLGISMSVLMGANIASEVAEEKFCETTIGCKDKAHGPILKELMQTTNFRVTVVQESDVVEICGALKNIVAVGAGFCDGLGFGDNTKAAVIRLGLMEMIAFAKVFCTDCAVSASTFLESCGVADLITTCYGGRNRKIGEEFAKTGKTIEQLEKELLNGQKLQGPATATEVHQVLKQKNMVNKFPLFTAVHQICFDGHPVTEFISCLQNHPEHI; from the exons GGGCTCGGCCATCGCCAAGATCGTGGGGGCCAACACCGCCAAAAATGACACGTTTGAAACGGTGGTCAACATGTGGGTCTTCGAGGAGATGGTGGACGGCCGCAAGCTGACGGAAATCATCAACACGGATCACGAGAACGTCAAATATCTGCGCGGTCACAAGCTGCCCCCCAACGTG GTGGCCGTCCCGGACTTGGCGCAGTCTGTGGCGGGAGCCGACATCCTGATGTTTGTGGTGCCTCACCAGTTCATCGTCAGGGTGTGCGACACCATCAAGGACCACATCAAGAAGGACGCACACGGCGTGTCGCTCATCAAG GGTGTGGACGCCGGTCCAGAGGGTCTGAAACTGATCTCTGAGGTCATCCGAGGGAAGCTGGGCATCAGCATGTCAGTGCTGATGGGAGCCAACATCGCCAGCGAGGTCGCCGAAGAAAAGTTCTGCGAAACGACCATCG GCTGCAAAGACAAAGCCCACGGGCCCATACTGAAGGAGCTGATGCAGACCACCAACTTCCGCGTGACCGTGGTGCAGGAGTCGGACGTGGTGGAGATCTGCGGGGCGCTCAAG AACATCGTGGCGGTGGGCGCGGGCTTCTGTGACGGCCTGGGCTTCGGCGACAACACCAAGGCGGCGGTGATCCGCCTGGGCCTGATGGAGATGATCGCCTTCGCCAAGGTCTTCTGCACCGACTGCGCCGTCTCCGCCAGCACCTTCCTGGAGAGCTGCGGCGTGGCCGACCTCATCACCACCTGCTACGGCGGACGCAACCGCAAGATCGGGGAAGAGTTTGCCAAAACGGGAAAA ACCATCGAGCAGCTGGAGAAGGAGCTGCTGAACGGCCAGAAGCTTCAAGGTCCAGCCACTGCAACCGAGGTGCACCAAGTCTTGAAGCAGAAAAACATGGTCAACAA GTTCCCCCTTTTCACCGCTGTGCACCAGATCTGCTTCGACGGCCACCCGGTGACGGAGTTCATCAGCTGTCTGCAGAACCACCCTGAGCACATATAG
- the LOC133643529 gene encoding glycerol-3-phosphate dehydrogenase [NAD(+)], cytoplasmic-like isoform X2, whose protein sequence is MWVFEEMVDGRKLTEIINTDHENVKYLRGHKLPPNVVAVPDLAQSVAGADILMFVVPHQFIVRVCDTIKDHIKKDAHGVSLIKGVDAGPEGLKLISEVIRGKLGISMSVLMGANIASEVAEEKFCETTIGCKDKAHGPILKELMQTTNFRVTVVQESDVVEICGALKNIVAVGAGFCDGLGFGDNTKAAVIRLGLMEMIAFAKVFCTDCAVSASTFLESCGVADLITTCYGGRNRKIGEEFAKTGKTIEQLEKELLNGQKLQGPATATEVHQVLKQKNMVNKFPLFTAVHQICFDGHPVTEFISCLQNHPEHI, encoded by the exons ATGTGGGTCTTCGAGGAGATGGTGGACGGCCGCAAGCTGACGGAAATCATCAACACGGATCACGAGAACGTCAAATATCTGCGCGGTCACAAGCTGCCCCCCAACGTG GTGGCCGTCCCGGACTTGGCGCAGTCTGTGGCGGGAGCCGACATCCTGATGTTTGTGGTGCCTCACCAGTTCATCGTCAGGGTGTGCGACACCATCAAGGACCACATCAAGAAGGACGCACACGGCGTGTCGCTCATCAAG GGTGTGGACGCCGGTCCAGAGGGTCTGAAACTGATCTCTGAGGTCATCCGAGGGAAGCTGGGCATCAGCATGTCAGTGCTGATGGGAGCCAACATCGCCAGCGAGGTCGCCGAAGAAAAGTTCTGCGAAACGACCATCG GCTGCAAAGACAAAGCCCACGGGCCCATACTGAAGGAGCTGATGCAGACCACCAACTTCCGCGTGACCGTGGTGCAGGAGTCGGACGTGGTGGAGATCTGCGGGGCGCTCAAG AACATCGTGGCGGTGGGCGCGGGCTTCTGTGACGGCCTGGGCTTCGGCGACAACACCAAGGCGGCGGTGATCCGCCTGGGCCTGATGGAGATGATCGCCTTCGCCAAGGTCTTCTGCACCGACTGCGCCGTCTCCGCCAGCACCTTCCTGGAGAGCTGCGGCGTGGCCGACCTCATCACCACCTGCTACGGCGGACGCAACCGCAAGATCGGGGAAGAGTTTGCCAAAACGGGAAAA ACCATCGAGCAGCTGGAGAAGGAGCTGCTGAACGGCCAGAAGCTTCAAGGTCCAGCCACTGCAACCGAGGTGCACCAAGTCTTGAAGCAGAAAAACATGGTCAACAA GTTCCCCCTTTTCACCGCTGTGCACCAGATCTGCTTCGACGGCCACCCGGTGACGGAGTTCATCAGCTGTCTGCAGAACCACCCTGAGCACATATAG